The Streptomyces camelliae genome window below encodes:
- a CDS encoding RICIN domain-containing protein — MRLLNRAGGAVAAAVALVLGGGLASPATAAAPADATYSVTVGTPVPFTHPTDTPATPYLDRDGTFHYQQSAALYGAKDPRTWDFYTGKNFDSASFDNTLSKAVNPANPADRNDDTTWRCNNSPTGREATYAPSGSGYAQKNYCDLSGMWVDPDTGDWYGLVHNEFTPQPFGDGLHFDAIDYAVSTDRGHTWTVKDHVITSPYSTERGDTTAFPNQTYSYGDGDQRLFADTASGYFYVYYGSRIIDKSGGWKAFYEHVARAPIAAKMAPGSWQKWYDGAWSQPGTGGKESDIVPVDAGHPTGYTPASAEYDPAHTGTAAQQIAAGTMPPTSPLFVMNITYDAYLGLYIGTPQAVDQSGTSPQYLYATDDLTTQKWHLIGDTGSYTNASWYRWFLDRANRTSSTIVGRTFRSYCSFGCSHDASGEYVDITVDSARPAAAPMDTSRRYRIANGTGRLLAQVTGGSATTSLARPAASGRDTWVFTPTGDGAFTIANAASGQLLGVDSGSTAGRAWGARPTVTRAPAGGPAVGQQWFVIVNADGHGYRLVNRYSGLVLGLSGTVGRFAETTPVRTWTDGGGSAVGGGRSAGEQTLSLSAA; from the coding sequence TTGCGACTCTTGAACAGAGCCGGCGGCGCCGTCGCCGCAGCCGTCGCCCTGGTCCTGGGCGGCGGCCTCGCATCCCCGGCGACGGCCGCCGCACCCGCCGACGCCACCTACAGCGTGACCGTGGGGACCCCGGTGCCCTTCACCCACCCCACGGACACCCCCGCCACCCCGTACCTGGACCGGGACGGCACCTTCCACTACCAGCAGTCCGCCGCCCTGTACGGCGCCAAGGACCCGCGCACCTGGGACTTCTACACCGGCAAGAACTTCGACTCCGCGAGCTTCGACAACACCCTGAGCAAGGCGGTGAACCCGGCCAACCCCGCCGACCGCAACGACGACACGACCTGGCGCTGCAACAACAGCCCCACCGGCCGGGAGGCGACCTACGCGCCGAGCGGCTCCGGCTACGCCCAGAAGAACTACTGCGACCTGTCCGGGATGTGGGTCGACCCCGACACCGGTGACTGGTACGGCCTGGTGCACAACGAGTTCACCCCGCAGCCCTTCGGCGACGGACTGCACTTCGACGCCATCGACTACGCCGTCTCCACCGACCGCGGCCACACCTGGACCGTCAAGGACCATGTGATCACGTCCCCGTACAGCACCGAGCGCGGCGACACGACGGCCTTCCCGAACCAGACGTACTCCTACGGCGACGGCGACCAGCGCCTCTTCGCCGACACCGCCTCCGGCTACTTCTACGTCTATTACGGCTCCCGGATCATCGACAAGAGCGGCGGCTGGAAGGCCTTCTACGAGCACGTCGCCCGCGCCCCGATCGCCGCCAAGATGGCTCCCGGCTCCTGGCAGAAGTGGTACGACGGCGCCTGGTCCCAGCCGGGCACCGGCGGCAAGGAGAGCGACATCGTCCCCGTGGACGCCGGACACCCCACCGGGTACACACCCGCCTCCGCCGAGTACGACCCCGCCCACACCGGCACCGCCGCCCAGCAGATCGCGGCCGGCACGATGCCCCCGACCTCGCCGCTGTTCGTCATGAACATCACCTACGACGCCTATCTCGGCCTCTACATCGGCACACCGCAGGCCGTCGACCAGAGCGGCACCTCACCGCAGTACCTCTACGCCACCGACGATCTGACCACGCAGAAGTGGCACCTCATCGGGGACACCGGCAGCTACACCAACGCCTCCTGGTACCGCTGGTTCCTCGACCGCGCCAACCGCACCAGCTCCACGATCGTCGGCAGGACCTTCCGCTCCTACTGCTCCTTCGGCTGCTCGCACGACGCCTCCGGAGAGTACGTGGACATCACCGTCGACTCCGCCAGGCCCGCGGCCGCGCCCATGGACACGAGCCGCCGCTACCGCATCGCCAACGGCACGGGCCGGCTCCTCGCCCAGGTGACCGGCGGCTCCGCGACCACCTCGCTGGCCCGGCCCGCCGCATCCGGCCGCGACACCTGGGTCTTCACACCGACCGGCGACGGCGCCTTCACCATCGCCAATGCGGCGAGCGGACAGCTGCTCGGCGTCGACTCCGGCTCCACGGCGGGCCGTGCCTGGGGCGCCCGGCCCACCGTCACCCGGGCACCTGCCGGCGGGCCGGCCGTCGGACAGCAGTGGTTCGTGATCGTGAATGCCGACGGCCACGGCTATCGCCTGGTCAACCGCTACAGCGGCCTTGTGCTCGGCCTCTCCGGCACGGTTGGCCGCTTCGCCGAGACAACGCCGGTGCGCACGTGGACGGACGGTGGCGGGAGTGCCGTGGGCGGGGGCCGCAGCGCGGGGGAACAGACGCTGTCTCTCAGCGCTGCCTGA
- a CDS encoding FAD-dependent oxidoreductase — MTKVLVVGGGIAGTAAALGLCKAGYDVTVYEAHPDTAADIGAFLTLASNGMRALAQLDATDAVTAIGFPLTSLRLLDSQGIEQAHAPLGEVADPALHYRCLRRGELNAALQREAARRGVPLRHGVRLTGVTEGSDGVTAHFSDGTTAEADLLVGADGLNSTVREILTPGVRPGYSGQRIFYGYTGTAAAADPTGAITFVRGSETTFGYAVSPAGETYWFARVNTDALPADGTAHEVAWREELLPLLRKDASPAAGIAAASAGSVLVTNATELPLGAVWHTGRVLLVGDAAHAASPATGQGASMALEDAVVLAKALRDLPGLPAAFAAYEAHRRPRVEHNITVSGGISRAGHNQARPGPVVARPADPDAALLRQLAWDSPLSATPPEEP; from the coding sequence GTGACGAAGGTACTGGTCGTCGGGGGCGGAATCGCGGGGACCGCGGCCGCGCTCGGGCTGTGCAAGGCGGGGTACGACGTCACCGTGTACGAGGCACACCCCGACACGGCGGCCGACATCGGCGCGTTTCTGACCCTGGCGAGCAACGGGATGCGCGCCCTGGCGCAGCTCGACGCCACGGACGCGGTGACGGCCATCGGCTTTCCGCTGACTTCGCTGCGGCTGCTGGACAGCCAGGGCATCGAGCAGGCGCACGCGCCGCTCGGTGAGGTGGCCGACCCCGCCCTGCACTACCGCTGCCTGCGCCGCGGTGAGCTGAACGCGGCCCTGCAGCGGGAGGCGGCCCGGCGCGGTGTCCCGCTGCGCCACGGCGTGCGCCTGACCGGTGTGACCGAGGGCTCGGACGGCGTCACCGCGCACTTCTCCGACGGGACCACGGCCGAGGCGGATCTCCTGGTCGGCGCCGACGGGCTCAACTCCACGGTGCGCGAGATCCTCACCCCCGGGGTCCGGCCCGGCTACTCGGGGCAGCGAATCTTCTACGGTTACACCGGCACCGCTGCCGCCGCGGACCCGACCGGCGCCATCACCTTCGTCCGGGGCAGCGAGACCACATTCGGCTACGCGGTGTCACCGGCGGGAGAGACGTACTGGTTCGCCCGGGTGAACACGGACGCGCTGCCCGCCGACGGAACCGCGCACGAGGTCGCCTGGCGCGAGGAGCTGCTGCCGCTGCTGCGCAAGGACGCCTCACCGGCCGCCGGCATCGCCGCCGCCTCCGCCGGCTCCGTCCTGGTCACCAACGCCACCGAACTGCCGCTCGGCGCCGTATGGCACACCGGACGCGTGCTGCTCGTCGGCGACGCCGCCCACGCCGCCTCCCCGGCGACCGGCCAGGGCGCCTCGATGGCGCTGGAGGACGCCGTCGTGCTCGCCAAGGCGCTGCGCGATCTGCCCGGCCTGCCCGCCGCGTTCGCCGCCTACGAGGCGCATCGCCGCCCGCGCGTGGAGCACAACATCACCGTCAGCGGCGGCATTTCGCGCGCCGGACACAACCAGGCCCGCCCGGGCCCGGTCGTGGCACGACCCGCCGACCCGGACGCGGCGCTCCTGCGCCAACTGGCCTGGGACAGCCCGCTGTCCGCCACCCCGCCCGAGGAGCCCTGA
- a CDS encoding Ppx/GppA family phosphatase, with protein MRLSVVDAGSNTVRLVIADVEGGVPLPVHTVKWKLRLSEHVGPDGAIADEAVESLVQAVAAAGATARRWHATGPLAFATAVVRGAPNRQEVLRRVAAGTGIRMCTLPGETEAELTFLAARRWLGWHAGPLAVLDIGGGSLEAAFGRGRLPDFAASLPLGARRLTQEHLGLQDPPGPEELKELRRRIRHDLRDVAARIRWEAPRTAAVSSRTFQQLARLCGAAPGRYGPFVRREMRCEDLGEAVRRLAALPCAERALLPGISAPRAEQSLAGAVVGHTALKLMGLRRVVVLPWAIREGVLLRYLEDGADWWTEVTGGVEAAGPATGTTLRIAGPPA; from the coding sequence ATGCGGTTGAGCGTGGTGGATGCGGGGTCGAACACGGTCCGACTGGTGATCGCGGATGTGGAGGGGGGTGTTCCGCTGCCGGTGCACACCGTGAAGTGGAAGCTGCGCCTGTCCGAACACGTCGGTCCGGACGGCGCCATCGCCGACGAGGCGGTGGAGTCCCTGGTGCAGGCGGTGGCCGCGGCGGGGGCGACCGCCCGGCGCTGGCATGCGACGGGGCCGCTGGCCTTCGCGACCGCGGTGGTGCGCGGCGCCCCGAACCGGCAGGAGGTGCTGCGGCGGGTGGCCGCCGGGACCGGGATCCGGATGTGCACCCTGCCCGGGGAGACGGAGGCCGAGCTGACCTTCCTCGCGGCACGGCGCTGGCTCGGCTGGCACGCGGGCCCCCTGGCGGTGCTGGACATCGGCGGCGGCTCGCTGGAGGCGGCCTTCGGCCGGGGCCGCCTGCCCGACTTCGCCGCCTCCCTCCCGCTCGGCGCCCGGCGGCTGACCCAGGAGCATCTCGGGCTGCAGGATCCGCCGGGACCGGAAGAGCTGAAGGAGCTGCGCCGCCGGATCCGGCACGATCTGCGGGACGTGGCCGCGCGGATCCGCTGGGAGGCGCCGCGCACGGCCGCCGTGAGCTCCCGTACGTTCCAGCAGCTGGCCCGGCTGTGCGGGGCGGCGCCCGGACGCTACGGCCCCTTCGTGCGGCGGGAGATGCGCTGCGAGGACCTCGGCGAGGCGGTGCGCAGGCTCGCCGCGCTGCCCTGCGCCGAGCGTGCCCTGCTGCCGGGCATCTCCGCGCCGCGCGCCGAGCAGAGCCTGGCCGGGGCGGTCGTGGGGCACACGGCACTGAAGCTCATGGGGCTGCGCCGGGTCGTCGTCCTGCCCTGGGCGATCCGCGAGGGCGTGCTGCTGCGCTACCTGGAGGACGGCGCCGACTGGTGGACGGAGGTCACCGGGGGCGTGGAGGCTGCGGGGCCGGCCACGGGGACGACCCTGCGCATCGCGGGACCGCCGGCGTAG
- a CDS encoding thiamine pyrophosphate-dependent enzyme: MDDEDALEEVRVLAELLRAGVWISPLSGRSGFPESHPLFQGFLPPVARPLAARLAPYDVVVALGTPVFTYHVPDDGPPLAPGTELFHLDCDAVQAAWLPVGTSIVTTLRPALTGLAELLKTSDREPPPPRPDPTPADAATHITPEFFFDLLRARLPRDRVLVEEAPSHRDALHARVPVDAGGGFLTTGSGALGWGLPLAVGRALADRRRVVCVVGDGSALYSVQALWSAARHAAPVTYVLLDNGGYAAVRALGRRIGVTPVPGTDITGIDFASLAESFGCPAARAEDPGELPAALDHALGRGDAAGPFLLHVRVSGSAGTLYEPWAG; encoded by the coding sequence GTGGACGACGAGGACGCGCTGGAGGAGGTCCGGGTGCTGGCCGAGCTGCTCCGGGCGGGGGTGTGGATCAGCCCGCTCTCCGGCCGCTCCGGGTTCCCGGAGTCGCATCCGCTGTTCCAGGGCTTTCTCCCGCCGGTCGCCCGCCCACTGGCCGCGCGCCTGGCCCCGTACGACGTGGTGGTCGCCCTCGGCACACCGGTGTTCACCTATCACGTGCCGGACGACGGCCCGCCGCTCGCGCCCGGCACCGAGCTGTTCCACCTGGACTGCGACGCCGTCCAGGCCGCCTGGCTGCCCGTCGGCACCAGCATCGTCACCACCCTGCGCCCCGCCCTGACCGGGCTCGCGGAACTGCTGAAGACGTCCGACCGGGAACCCCCGCCACCCCGGCCGGACCCCACCCCTGCCGACGCCGCGACGCACATCACCCCGGAGTTCTTCTTCGACCTCCTGCGGGCCCGGCTCCCCCGCGACCGGGTGCTCGTCGAGGAGGCACCCAGCCACCGGGACGCGCTGCACGCGCGCGTGCCCGTCGACGCCGGCGGCGGCTTTCTCACCACCGGCAGCGGCGCGCTCGGCTGGGGTCTGCCGCTCGCGGTCGGCCGGGCCCTCGCCGACCGGCGCCGGGTGGTGTGCGTGGTCGGCGACGGCTCGGCGCTGTACTCGGTGCAGGCGCTGTGGAGCGCGGCCCGGCACGCGGCCCCGGTCACGTACGTCCTGCTGGACAACGGCGGGTACGCGGCCGTCCGCGCGCTCGGCCGCCGCATCGGCGTCACCCCCGTCCCCGGCACGGACATCACCGGCATCGACTTCGCGTCCCTCGCGGAGTCCTTCGGCTGCCCGGCCGCCCGCGCCGAGGACCCCGGCGAACTGCCGGCCGCCCTGGACCACGCCCTGGGCCGGGGCGACGCCGCGGGCCCCTTCCTGCTGCACGTGCGGGTCAGCGGGAGCGCGGGCACCCTGTACGAGCCGTGGGCCGGGTGA
- a CDS encoding ABC transporter ATP-binding protein: protein MLRLDSVSRHFGDQHVLDGISLTVPDGQLLCVVGPSGCGKSTLLRTVAGLLPAQEGTVTVGGTPVTGVPGRLAVVFQEYGRSLLPWLTVRDNVALPLRRLGLGRAARRAAAEEILDRVGLAGAGRRRPPELSGGMQQRVAIARALVCRPSLLLMDEPFGSLDARTREDLEDLLLEVHRADGTTIVFVTHDIDESVYVGDRVVVLSSGPGSRVVRDLPIALPADRDQIGTRSLPAFVALRTEVGRAVRGDAPKG from the coding sequence ATGCTGCGCCTCGACTCCGTCAGCCGACACTTCGGCGACCAGCACGTCCTGGACGGCATCAGCCTCACCGTGCCGGACGGCCAACTCCTGTGTGTCGTCGGGCCGTCCGGCTGTGGCAAGTCCACCCTGCTACGCACCGTCGCCGGGCTGCTGCCCGCGCAGGAGGGCACGGTCACGGTCGGCGGCACCCCGGTGACCGGGGTCCCCGGCCGGCTCGCGGTCGTCTTCCAGGAGTACGGCCGCTCGCTGCTGCCCTGGCTCACCGTCCGCGACAACGTGGCGCTGCCGCTGCGCCGCCTCGGTCTGGGCCGGGCCGCGCGCCGGGCCGCCGCCGAGGAGATCCTCGACCGCGTGGGCCTCGCCGGGGCCGGGCGACGCCGTCCTCCCGAGCTGTCGGGCGGGATGCAGCAGCGCGTCGCCATCGCCCGCGCCCTGGTCTGCCGGCCCTCGCTGCTGCTCATGGACGAGCCGTTCGGCTCCCTCGACGCCCGCACCCGCGAGGATCTGGAGGATCTGCTCCTGGAGGTGCACCGGGCCGACGGCACGACCATCGTGTTCGTCACCCACGACATCGACGAGAGCGTGTACGTCGGTGACCGTGTCGTCGTCCTCTCCTCCGGCCCCGGCTCCCGTGTCGTACGGGACCTGCCGATCGCCCTGCCGGCCGATCGCGACCAGATCGGGACACGGAGCCTGCCGGCGTTCGTCGCGCTGCGCACGGAGGTGGGGCGGGCGGTACGGGGCGATGCGCCGAAGGGGTGA
- a CDS encoding WD40/YVTN/BNR-like repeat-containing protein has protein sequence MSVPTHRRRWFTLCALTASAALVAIPPSAASGRSPSPFGVRALGHLAKEREQSVGAMKPHEAGDGGDGNEADEIAEGADQYAEARTSPGVVAPGAYGAAWHDLTNLSSTGGSWRNITDLPYNSDDPRYRDVDSNSSGGSGNVTGRMAAVAADDDGYVYAGSAGGGVWRSRTGGGHWQPISDRLPAQSTGALALDGTGRLWLGTGEATTNADAYLGSGVYVLDHPHHGTFSPRRRVGGDELESTTIHELRFGGDKVWAATSKGVWSHSTKDLDGPWKLEYAPNPDYLPGGSKANDPSAPYKNIANDIAIDPKDPTKVVLAVGWRSGDDYNGFYTQVNGAWTRITSGLGDLPADADNVGNVTFARSADGSRYYAIDQSPEQLNTNPDSGLEGIYVSKSGSPAGPWTKIADYKGLAADNSALTTAGYMPGVQAWYNQFLAVDPNDPQHVYAGLEEVYETKNGGTSWSTVGPYWNFPFSCWSIDPSRQTGSCSQTTHSDQHGVAIGSYHGHSFVYVGNDGGIYKRPVDGAQDASGHATDWTSLNDGTIDTLQYYSVGIGKDLDHGGLSVTGGLQDNGQSILRSHDTVMGSNFGGDGGDTLTDPANGCDIAQEYVYLAVQVTQNCAVNDGSWSTDATKATSYSVAPADNATSEARFIAPLAADLKDGNTWIAGGRHIWVQTHGYAIRSGSEWTSVHDLGAGRAATAVAASGGKIYAAWCGPCNNQGFARGIAVGNADGTGWHDISLPVDGTVPNRYLSGFAVDPHNADHVFLAVNGFSRHWTEGPGAGVGHVFESTDGGTTWKDISADLPDVPTDSALVTPDGGLAVATDLGVVYRAPGRTTWQRIGSLPAVAVLQLRTSPDGSTLYAATHGRGIYTVKLCDLR, from the coding sequence GTGTCCGTACCCACCCACAGAAGACGGTGGTTCACCCTCTGCGCGCTCACCGCGTCCGCCGCACTCGTGGCGATCCCCCCGTCCGCCGCCTCCGGGCGCTCACCGAGTCCCTTCGGTGTCCGCGCCCTCGGCCACCTGGCCAAGGAGCGCGAGCAGTCGGTGGGCGCCATGAAACCGCACGAGGCGGGGGACGGAGGCGACGGCAACGAGGCGGACGAGATCGCCGAGGGCGCGGACCAGTACGCCGAGGCGCGCACCTCGCCCGGTGTCGTCGCTCCGGGCGCGTACGGCGCCGCCTGGCACGACCTCACCAACCTCAGTAGCACCGGCGGAAGTTGGCGCAACATCACCGACCTGCCGTACAACTCCGACGACCCGCGCTACCGCGACGTCGACTCCAACTCCAGCGGCGGATCCGGCAACGTCACCGGCCGGATGGCCGCGGTGGCCGCCGACGACGACGGCTATGTCTACGCGGGCAGCGCGGGCGGCGGCGTCTGGCGCTCGCGCACCGGAGGCGGTCACTGGCAGCCCATCAGCGACCGGCTGCCCGCACAGTCCACCGGCGCCCTCGCCCTCGACGGCACGGGCCGGCTCTGGCTGGGCACCGGCGAGGCCACCACCAACGCCGACGCCTACCTCGGCAGCGGCGTCTACGTCCTGGACCACCCCCACCACGGCACCTTCTCCCCGCGCCGCCGGGTCGGCGGTGACGAGCTGGAGAGCACCACCATCCACGAGCTGCGTTTCGGCGGGGACAAGGTCTGGGCGGCCACCAGCAAGGGTGTGTGGAGCCACTCCACCAAGGACCTGGACGGCCCCTGGAAGCTGGAGTACGCGCCCAACCCCGACTACCTGCCGGGCGGTTCTAAGGCGAACGACCCCTCCGCGCCGTACAAGAACATCGCCAACGACATCGCGATCGACCCCAAGGACCCGACCAAGGTCGTCCTCGCCGTCGGCTGGCGCAGCGGCGACGACTACAACGGCTTCTACACCCAGGTCAACGGCGCCTGGACCCGGATCACCAGCGGCCTCGGTGATCTCCCGGCCGACGCGGACAACGTCGGCAACGTCACCTTCGCCCGCTCCGCCGACGGCTCCCGGTACTACGCCATCGACCAGTCGCCGGAGCAGCTGAACACCAACCCGGACAGCGGCCTGGAGGGCATCTACGTCTCGAAGTCCGGCTCCCCGGCCGGGCCCTGGACGAAGATCGCCGACTACAAGGGCCTGGCCGCCGACAACTCGGCGCTGACGACCGCCGGTTACATGCCGGGCGTGCAGGCCTGGTACAACCAGTTCCTCGCCGTGGACCCGAACGATCCGCAGCACGTGTACGCCGGCCTCGAAGAGGTCTACGAGACCAAGAACGGCGGCACCAGCTGGTCGACCGTCGGACCGTACTGGAACTTCCCCTTCTCCTGCTGGAGCATCGACCCGTCCCGGCAGACCGGCTCCTGCAGCCAGACCACCCACTCCGACCAGCACGGCGTCGCCATCGGCAGCTACCACGGCCACAGCTTCGTCTACGTCGGCAACGACGGCGGCATCTACAAGCGCCCGGTCGACGGCGCCCAGGACGCCTCCGGCCACGCCACCGACTGGACCTCCCTCAACGACGGCACGATCGACACCCTCCAGTACTACTCGGTCGGCATCGGCAAGGACCTCGACCACGGCGGGCTGTCCGTCACCGGCGGCCTCCAGGACAACGGCCAGTCCATCCTGCGCAGCCACGACACCGTCATGGGCTCCAACTTCGGCGGTGACGGCGGCGACACGCTCACCGATCCCGCCAACGGGTGCGACATCGCCCAGGAGTACGTCTACCTCGCCGTCCAGGTCACCCAGAACTGCGCCGTGAACGACGGCAGTTGGTCCACCGATGCGACGAAGGCCACCTCGTACTCGGTCGCCCCGGCCGACAACGCCACCAGCGAGGCCCGCTTCATCGCCCCGCTCGCGGCCGACCTGAAGGACGGCAACACCTGGATCGCCGGCGGCCGCCACATCTGGGTCCAGACCCACGGCTACGCCATCCGCAGCGGCTCCGAGTGGACCAGCGTCCACGACCTCGGCGCCGGCCGGGCCGCCACCGCCGTCGCCGCCTCCGGGGGCAAGATCTACGCCGCCTGGTGCGGCCCCTGCAACAACCAGGGCTTCGCCCGGGGCATCGCCGTGGGCAACGCGGACGGCACCGGCTGGCACGACATCAGCCTGCCCGTCGACGGGACCGTGCCCAACCGGTACCTGAGCGGCTTCGCCGTCGACCCGCACAACGCCGACCACGTGTTCCTCGCCGTCAACGGCTTCTCCCGGCACTGGACCGAGGGACCGGGCGCCGGTGTCGGCCATGTCTTCGAGTCCACCGACGGCGGCACGACCTGGAAGGACATCTCCGCCGACCTGCCCGACGTGCCCACCGACTCCGCGTTGGTGACACCGGACGGCGGCCTCGCCGTCGCCACCGACCTGGGCGTGGTCTACCGCGCACCGGGCCGCACCACCTGGCAGCGGATCGGCAGCCTGCCCGCCGTCGCCGTCCTCCAGCTCAGGACGAGCCCGGACGGCAGCACGCTGTACGCCGCCACGCACGGCCGCGGGATCTACACCGTGAAGCTGTGCGACCTGCGCTGA
- a CDS encoding GNAT family N-acetyltransferase codes for MEITIHRPGELTPELRAAWHRAMDESPEYANPFLAPEFAAGVGLFRGGARVAVLREGGMPAGFFPYERGPLGTGRAIGLGLSDCQALVHRPGVTWNAEELLRACGLSIFEFDHLVQEQRPFAPHVTGTFASPVIDVKPGDGGYPEWLRATYPGLAKTTLKKERRLGRDIGEVRFEFDERDPELLRTLMRWKSAQYRRTGRMDRFSRPWIVGLVDHLFRVREEHFTGVLSVLYAGDRPVAAHFGPRSSTVLAAWFTAYDPELHYYSPGLMMHLRTAEAAARAGVTLVDLGRGDKEYKDWLKTRELRVAEGFAARAHPVALARRLWRRPVRGLRNTVLAHPGLRDPADQLLKAVGRFRTEGVAATPVRRKNRLPER; via the coding sequence GTGGAGATCACCATCCACAGACCCGGCGAGCTGACGCCCGAGCTGCGGGCCGCCTGGCATCGCGCGATGGACGAGTCGCCCGAGTACGCCAATCCCTTTCTGGCACCGGAGTTCGCGGCCGGTGTCGGCCTCTTCCGGGGCGGGGCACGGGTGGCCGTGCTGCGTGAGGGCGGGATGCCGGCCGGCTTCTTCCCGTACGAACGCGGGCCGCTGGGCACCGGCCGGGCCATCGGGCTCGGACTGTCCGACTGCCAGGCCCTCGTGCACCGGCCCGGGGTCACCTGGAACGCGGAGGAGCTGCTGCGCGCCTGCGGGCTCAGCATTTTCGAGTTCGACCATCTCGTCCAGGAGCAGCGCCCGTTCGCGCCGCATGTCACCGGCACCTTCGCCTCTCCGGTGATCGATGTGAAACCCGGCGACGGCGGCTACCCGGAGTGGCTGCGGGCCACCTACCCGGGGCTGGCCAAGACGACGCTGAAGAAGGAGCGGCGGCTCGGCCGGGACATCGGCGAGGTGCGGTTCGAGTTCGACGAGCGCGACCCGGAGCTGCTACGCACCCTGATGCGCTGGAAGTCCGCGCAGTACCGCAGGACCGGCCGCATGGACCGCTTCTCCCGGCCCTGGATCGTGGGCCTCGTCGACCATCTCTTCCGCGTCCGCGAGGAGCACTTCACCGGCGTGCTGTCCGTGCTGTACGCGGGCGACCGGCCGGTGGCGGCCCACTTCGGACCCCGGTCGAGCACCGTGCTGGCGGCCTGGTTCACCGCGTACGACCCCGAACTCCACTACTACTCACCGGGGTTGATGATGCACCTGCGGACCGCCGAGGCGGCGGCCCGGGCCGGGGTGACCCTGGTCGACCTGGGGCGGGGCGACAAGGAGTACAAGGACTGGCTGAAGACCCGCGAGCTGCGTGTCGCCGAGGGCTTCGCCGCCCGTGCCCATCCGGTGGCCCTGGCCCGGCGGCTGTGGCGCAGACCGGTGCGCGGGCTGCGCAACACGGTGCTGGCCCATCCCGGGCTGCGGGACCCGGCCGATCAACTCCTCAAGGCGGTGGGCCGGTTCCGCACGGAGGGCGTTGCCGCCACCCCGGTCCGGCGAAAGAATCGCCTGCCCGAACGGTAG
- a CDS encoding helix-turn-helix transcriptional regulator, giving the protein MNHAELAAFLKSRRDRVRPADIGLPAGPRRRVPGLRREEVAQLAGLSADYYTELERGRGAQPSAQVLAALARALRLSGDERDHLFHLADRPLAPAASGPATLVQPALLGLLDRLGTTPAQVITDLHEPLAQNPLAVALLGAMPTGRGPERSFVYRWFTDPAARGLYPAEDHPHHSRVFTADLQAVAARRAKDADVTRMVAALRRRSAEFAELWEQREVALRRTDHKRIVHPSLGVIELDCHNLFSEDGRQRLLWFSAPPGTEGHAQLELLSVIGTQDLGAGVDS; this is encoded by the coding sequence GTGAACCACGCAGAGCTGGCCGCCTTCCTCAAGTCCCGGCGTGACCGGGTCCGCCCCGCCGACATCGGCCTGCCCGCGGGACCCCGCCGCCGGGTACCGGGCCTGCGCCGCGAGGAGGTCGCCCAGCTGGCCGGGCTGTCGGCCGACTACTACACGGAGCTGGAGCGCGGCCGGGGCGCCCAGCCCTCCGCGCAGGTCCTGGCCGCCCTCGCCCGTGCCCTGAGGCTGAGCGGCGACGAACGTGACCACCTCTTCCATCTCGCCGACCGCCCGCTGGCGCCCGCCGCGAGCGGCCCCGCCACACTCGTCCAGCCCGCCCTGCTCGGCCTGCTGGACCGGCTCGGCACGACCCCGGCCCAGGTCATCACCGATCTGCACGAGCCCCTCGCGCAGAACCCGCTCGCCGTGGCACTGCTCGGCGCGATGCCGACCGGACGCGGGCCCGAACGGAGTTTCGTGTACCGCTGGTTCACCGACCCCGCCGCCCGCGGCCTGTATCCGGCCGAGGACCACCCGCACCACTCCCGCGTCTTCACCGCCGACCTCCAGGCCGTGGCGGCCCGGCGCGCGAAGGACGCCGACGTGACCCGGATGGTGGCGGCCCTGCGCCGGCGCAGCGCGGAGTTCGCCGAGCTGTGGGAACAGCGGGAGGTGGCCCTGCGCCGCACCGACCACAAGCGCATCGTCCACCCTTCGCTCGGCGTCATCGAGCTGGACTGCCACAACCTGTTCAGCGAGGACGGCCGCCAGCGGCTGCTGTGGTTCAGCGCCCCGCCCGGCACCGAGGGACACGCGCAGCTGGAACTGCTCTCGGTGATCGGCACGCAGGACCTGGGTGCCGGGGTGGACTCCTGA